Proteins encoded together in one Argiope bruennichi chromosome 1, qqArgBrue1.1, whole genome shotgun sequence window:
- the LOC129961738 gene encoding serine/threonine-protein phosphatase 2A 56 kDa regulatory subunit epsilon isoform-like isoform X2, translating into MGFIIVVASDKDVPPSEQEELFIRKLLQCAVVFDFMDPVSDLKGKEIKRATLNELVDYITAGKGVLTEPVYPEIIRMIACNLFRTLPPSENPDFDPEEDDPTLEASWPHLQLVYEFFLRFLESPDFQPVIGKKVIDQKFVLQLLELFDSEDPREREFLKTVLHRIYGKFLGLRAFIRKQINNIFLRFIYETEHFNGIGELLEILGSIINGFALPLKAEHKQFLVKVLIPLHTPKSLGLYHAQLAYCVVQFLEKDATLTEQVIRGLLKIWPKTCSQKEVMFLGEIEEILDVIELSQFVKIQEQLFKQIARCVSSPHFQVAERALYFWNNEYILSLIEENNQVIMPIMFPALYRISKEHWNQTIVALVYNVLKTFMEMNSKLFDDLTASYKSERQKEKKKEKERDELWKKLSQLELNHKSKLNSVPHHSP; encoded by the exons AAACTTTTACAGTGTGCTGTGGTTTTTGATTTCATGGACCCAGTTTCAGACTTAAAAGGCAAAGAAATAAAACGGGCAACGTTAAATGAGTTGGTAGATTACATTACTGCTGGGAAAGGTGTGCTAACAGAACCTGTTTATCCAGAAATCATTCGAATG atcGCTTGCAATTTATTTCGCACACTGCCACCTAGTGAAAATCCCGATTTCGATCCTGAAGAGGATGACCCAACTCTTGAAGCCTCTTGGCCACACCTACAG tTGGTCTACGAGTTTTTCCTGAGGTTCTTGGAAAGTCCGGACTTCCAGCCAGTGATTGGCAAAAAAGTTATTGACCAAAAGTTTGTCTTGCAG ctTTTGGAACTTTTCGACAGTGAAGATCCCAGGGAGAGAGAGTTTTTGAAAACGGTTCTCCACAGGATATATGGAAAATTCTTGGGTTTAAGAGCGTTTATTAGAAAAcagattaataatatatttcttag GTTCATATATGAAACGGAACACTTTAATGGTATTGGTGAGCTCCTAGAAATCTTGGGCAG cATAATCAATGGTTTTGCACTGCCATTAAAAGCTGAACACAAACAGTTTCTGGTCAAAGTCCTCATTCCACTTCATACACCAAAATCTCTAGGACTTTACCATGCACAG CTGGCCTATTGCGTGGTCCAGTTCCTTGAAAAGGATGCCACATTAACAGAACAG GTTATAAGGGGGTTATTGAAGATATGGCCTAAAACTTGTAGTCAAAAGGAG gtGATGTTTTTGGgagaaattgaagaaatactAGATGTGATAGAACTTTCTCAGTTTGTAAAAATTCAAGAACAATTATTTAAACAGATAGCTCGATGTGTTTCCAGTCCACATTTTcag GTGGCTGAAAGAGCtctatatttttggaataatgaatACATTCTGAGCCTCATTGAAGAAAATAATCAAGTCATTATGCCAATTATGTTCCCGGCCTTGTACCGTATATCTAAAGAGCACTGGAACCAAACAATTGTGGCTTTGGTATACAATGTTCTCAAAACGTTTATGGAGATGAACTCCAAATTATTTGATGACTTAACAGCATCTTATAAATCAGAAAGGCAAAA ggaaaagaagaaggaaaaagagCGTGATGAGTTATGGAAGAAACTATCCCAGTTAGAGCTGAATCACAAGTCAAAGCTCAACTCAGTTCCCCATCACTCCCCCTAG
- the LOC129961738 gene encoding serine/threonine-protein phosphatase 2A 56 kDa regulatory subunit epsilon isoform-like isoform X3 — translation MMNVPPSEQEELFIRKLLQCAVVFDFMDPVSDLKGKEIKRATLNELVDYITAGKGVLTEPVYPEIIRMIACNLFRTLPPSENPDFDPEEDDPTLEASWPHLQLVYEFFLRFLESPDFQPVIGKKVIDQKFVLQLLELFDSEDPREREFLKTVLHRIYGKFLGLRAFIRKQINNIFLRFIYETEHFNGIGELLEILGSIINGFALPLKAEHKQFLVKVLIPLHTPKSLGLYHAQLAYCVVQFLEKDATLTEQVIRGLLKIWPKTCSQKEVMFLGEIEEILDVIELSQFVKIQEQLFKQIARCVSSPHFQVAERALYFWNNEYILSLIEENNQVIMPIMFPALYRISKEHWNQTIVALVYNVLKTFMEMNSKLFDDLTASYKSERQKEKKKEKERDELWKKLSQLELNHKSKLNSVPHHSP, via the exons AAACTTTTACAGTGTGCTGTGGTTTTTGATTTCATGGACCCAGTTTCAGACTTAAAAGGCAAAGAAATAAAACGGGCAACGTTAAATGAGTTGGTAGATTACATTACTGCTGGGAAAGGTGTGCTAACAGAACCTGTTTATCCAGAAATCATTCGAATG atcGCTTGCAATTTATTTCGCACACTGCCACCTAGTGAAAATCCCGATTTCGATCCTGAAGAGGATGACCCAACTCTTGAAGCCTCTTGGCCACACCTACAG tTGGTCTACGAGTTTTTCCTGAGGTTCTTGGAAAGTCCGGACTTCCAGCCAGTGATTGGCAAAAAAGTTATTGACCAAAAGTTTGTCTTGCAG ctTTTGGAACTTTTCGACAGTGAAGATCCCAGGGAGAGAGAGTTTTTGAAAACGGTTCTCCACAGGATATATGGAAAATTCTTGGGTTTAAGAGCGTTTATTAGAAAAcagattaataatatatttcttag GTTCATATATGAAACGGAACACTTTAATGGTATTGGTGAGCTCCTAGAAATCTTGGGCAG cATAATCAATGGTTTTGCACTGCCATTAAAAGCTGAACACAAACAGTTTCTGGTCAAAGTCCTCATTCCACTTCATACACCAAAATCTCTAGGACTTTACCATGCACAG CTGGCCTATTGCGTGGTCCAGTTCCTTGAAAAGGATGCCACATTAACAGAACAG GTTATAAGGGGGTTATTGAAGATATGGCCTAAAACTTGTAGTCAAAAGGAG gtGATGTTTTTGGgagaaattgaagaaatactAGATGTGATAGAACTTTCTCAGTTTGTAAAAATTCAAGAACAATTATTTAAACAGATAGCTCGATGTGTTTCCAGTCCACATTTTcag GTGGCTGAAAGAGCtctatatttttggaataatgaatACATTCTGAGCCTCATTGAAGAAAATAATCAAGTCATTATGCCAATTATGTTCCCGGCCTTGTACCGTATATCTAAAGAGCACTGGAACCAAACAATTGTGGCTTTGGTATACAATGTTCTCAAAACGTTTATGGAGATGAACTCCAAATTATTTGATGACTTAACAGCATCTTATAAATCAGAAAGGCAAAA ggaaaagaagaaggaaaaagagCGTGATGAGTTATGGAAGAAACTATCCCAGTTAGAGCTGAATCACAAGTCAAAGCTCAACTCAGTTCCCCATCACTCCCCCTAG
- the LOC129961738 gene encoding serine/threonine-protein phosphatase 2A 56 kDa regulatory subunit epsilon isoform-like isoform X4, with amino-acid sequence MDPVSDLKGKEIKRATLNELVDYITAGKGVLTEPVYPEIIRMIACNLFRTLPPSENPDFDPEEDDPTLEASWPHLQLVYEFFLRFLESPDFQPVIGKKVIDQKFVLQLLELFDSEDPREREFLKTVLHRIYGKFLGLRAFIRKQINNIFLRFIYETEHFNGIGELLEILGSIINGFALPLKAEHKQFLVKVLIPLHTPKSLGLYHAQLAYCVVQFLEKDATLTEQVIRGLLKIWPKTCSQKEVMFLGEIEEILDVIELSQFVKIQEQLFKQIARCVSSPHFQVAERALYFWNNEYILSLIEENNQVIMPIMFPALYRISKEHWNQTIVALVYNVLKTFMEMNSKLFDDLTASYKSERQKEKKKEKERDELWKKLSQLELNHKSKLNSVPHHSP; translated from the exons ATGGACCCAGTTTCAGACTTAAAAGGCAAAGAAATAAAACGGGCAACGTTAAATGAGTTGGTAGATTACATTACTGCTGGGAAAGGTGTGCTAACAGAACCTGTTTATCCAGAAATCATTCGAATG atcGCTTGCAATTTATTTCGCACACTGCCACCTAGTGAAAATCCCGATTTCGATCCTGAAGAGGATGACCCAACTCTTGAAGCCTCTTGGCCACACCTACAG tTGGTCTACGAGTTTTTCCTGAGGTTCTTGGAAAGTCCGGACTTCCAGCCAGTGATTGGCAAAAAAGTTATTGACCAAAAGTTTGTCTTGCAG ctTTTGGAACTTTTCGACAGTGAAGATCCCAGGGAGAGAGAGTTTTTGAAAACGGTTCTCCACAGGATATATGGAAAATTCTTGGGTTTAAGAGCGTTTATTAGAAAAcagattaataatatatttcttag GTTCATATATGAAACGGAACACTTTAATGGTATTGGTGAGCTCCTAGAAATCTTGGGCAG cATAATCAATGGTTTTGCACTGCCATTAAAAGCTGAACACAAACAGTTTCTGGTCAAAGTCCTCATTCCACTTCATACACCAAAATCTCTAGGACTTTACCATGCACAG CTGGCCTATTGCGTGGTCCAGTTCCTTGAAAAGGATGCCACATTAACAGAACAG GTTATAAGGGGGTTATTGAAGATATGGCCTAAAACTTGTAGTCAAAAGGAG gtGATGTTTTTGGgagaaattgaagaaatactAGATGTGATAGAACTTTCTCAGTTTGTAAAAATTCAAGAACAATTATTTAAACAGATAGCTCGATGTGTTTCCAGTCCACATTTTcag GTGGCTGAAAGAGCtctatatttttggaataatgaatACATTCTGAGCCTCATTGAAGAAAATAATCAAGTCATTATGCCAATTATGTTCCCGGCCTTGTACCGTATATCTAAAGAGCACTGGAACCAAACAATTGTGGCTTTGGTATACAATGTTCTCAAAACGTTTATGGAGATGAACTCCAAATTATTTGATGACTTAACAGCATCTTATAAATCAGAAAGGCAAAA ggaaaagaagaaggaaaaagagCGTGATGAGTTATGGAAGAAACTATCCCAGTTAGAGCTGAATCACAAGTCAAAGCTCAACTCAGTTCCCCATCACTCCCCCTAG